TGAAGTAGAAAATAAGTTTTAGTGGTGTTTTTATTTAATGATACAAAAGCCTCCAAATAACTTTGGAGGCTTTTATATAGAAGTCTTATGGTATATCCTTGTTGTCAGAGGTGTTCTGCTCGTACGAGCAGAACACCTCTGCTAGATAAGACAGTTCGCCTCTGCTCGTACGAGCAGAGGCGAACTGCTAAAAAACGGAACACAAATTTGTGTTCCGTTTTTATGACCTTTAATTAACCAATCACTATAGGCGTAGATAATACCTCTGTTCTTGGCTCTTTAAGTAGCGTTTTACCATTGCTGTATTGCGTGGTAATGCTGAGTTCGTAGTTCCCTGCTTCTAAATCCGAAGGCACAAGAATGAGTAATCTTGATGGCTCGTTAAGCACAATATGCTCGGCTAAGAGTTTCACTTCGTTTTGGTTGTCTAAGTTTTTAAAGACGATACCGTTTTTAAGATTGTCGCCATCTATTTTAATGTAAGTACCTTTGATTTCGGCATTCTTGCCTTTGGTAAGTGTGCCGTCTGCTTTGCCTGTAGCTTTGTCGGTAATGCTGAACACGCTCATTGGGCTGGACTGTTCGCCGAGGATTTCTACCTTGGTGTCGGCTACCGCTTTTCTAAGGTCTAGACCTTGGTTTACATTCACATAAACAGAGTGCTTCTCTTTATCCCAAGTTTTATCATAAAATACGCCCTTAATGGCAGGACGCATATACACCAGCCCCGTATTCACACTATAGCCATTGAGTACCAACTCCGAGGCTTTACGATTAAAACGAGTAATAATATCTACTGCAGTCTCGGTTTGTATCTCCATACCCTCTTTTTTAAGGGCTTCTATAATTTCTGTAATGCCAAGGCTACCACCTAGAAGGGGTACGGCTACAAAATCGTTAGGGTCATCTTTAGTCAATAGGTTGGGACGCAACCATGCTTTTAAAGTATTCATAATATTGATGTTTTTTAGTTTCGTTTTAAAGCAAATAAATAGTTTTCTCTAAATGCCATTGCGGGGTGTAGAGTTGCTGTAGGATTATTACTGAAGCTATTATTAGCCGAAATGTCAAAAGAAGTTTTTACATAGTAAGTCTTAGATATTGCACTATCATTATTGACCATCCATATTCCATTTGCTACACTATTACCGGAACGTGGTAAATTTACTGATACCAATGTAGGACCGCCTTGCATGGCTGCTCCTTGGAAATCCTCTAATTGATTTTTCTTTACTTCAGAAATAATTGCCCTAATCCAAACATTTTGTCCATCTTTTAGAGCCTCTGTTGCTGTTGCTAAGTAAGCTACATAAACAATCCATTTCCCAGGAGGTAAAGTGATAGATTGTCCTGTATATCTAAAATAGAACAATCCAAGATTAGATGGATTTTTCTCTACATCATAAAAAGTTTGCCCTTCCATTATATCTGTATACTCAAAAGTATTTGCGTAAACGATATCTACATTACTTGGTATGGTAGGGTTGGTTCTACTTACCACTCCTAAAGTACCATCGGGTTTTGCAACTACGGCTTTAGTATATTCGTTTTCTAGCGGTGTAGCATCAGTCATTTGGTTGATTTTGGCATTGCCGTTGACCTCTAGTTTTTGTGATGGGCTTTGGGTGCCTATCCCTACATTGCCATCTCCCATAAACGAAAGATTATTAGTCCCTAGAGTTACCGTTCTGTTACCTGCTAGTGTGCCGTCTGCAGTATAGATATTGGTAGTTATTGGAGAGGTTCCTCCTAGAGGCTTCCAAGTACCCCCACTAAGCGTGTTGCTTTTATTTTCATAATAGTAAAACCCAGAGGTAACATCTACATTACCGATAGCAGATTTACCCGTTGCTGTATTATATACTATCATACCGTCTAAACGGTTAGGGTAAGCTAAAGAAACTCCATTTGGAGTTGCAATTAAGGTATTGAGTTGGGTTAAATCTGTTCTCGGAAAAACTAACCCTTTTCCTATGTTGGTGGAGGTATTCCATTGAGGGGTGGACGAAGCGTCTAAAAAAGCAGTCTGATTAGGAATTACATTTTGAGATACTGTTTTGTTCGTCTTAATTTGAGCATAAGATAAAATATTGATACTTAATGCCACTAATATGAATATTTGTTTTTTCATAATAATATAAAATTAAAGACCTGTTGTATTGAGCCATTTTGTTCCTGTGGATATATAACAAGAAGAGTAACCTGCTGTTAAAGATTGTTGTTGCCCTATAGGTTGTGGGGAAATAGAAACATCATTTTCAGGGCTAAAGAAACATAACATTCTTCCTTTATTATCTGCAGTAGGAGCAGGTAAAGTTAAACTACTAGGATTAGTTAAATAGACAAAATAATCGTCATCTTTTATAGTTGGAATAGGGGTATCGTCTTCCCTGTAATTTCGTGTGAAAGATTTTGTTTCTGTGGCAGTGGCTGGTCTAACCCATTTAGTCCCATTATAAAAGTAATAGCCCTTTTCTGTAATATCTGTTACTCTAACATCGGTACCAGTGTAAGACGCTATTGTGCCACCTCCATCTTCTGCATTGGCATCATCTACTACATAGACTAATGTTCCCTCTTGAGGGGAAGGCATTTTAGCGACTCTTGTTTTAGATAACTTAGGCACAATAATGCCCTCGTTAGTTGCGCCTAATAAGTTAGTTGTATTGGGTTTTATCTCTAAAGTAGCATTGGGAGATGAGGTGTTAATCCCCACTTTACCATCGGTTTGTCCGTAAGCTATTAGACTTAGACCTAAAAAGGCACTTACACTTAGTTTGGTTGTTTTTTTCATAATGTTTAATTTTAAAAGTTGATATTTAAAGTTTATAGATGTTAGATATTGGATTTTAGATTTTAGAGATTGTATTCTAGACTTAAAGGTTGAGGAGATACTAAGCTCTAACCTCTCATATCTCACCTCTAACCTAAAAAAATGCCTTTCCCCTCTAAACACACACAAAACGAGAGGAAAGGCTGAAGCAGAAAGAAAGTAAAAACTCCCTCTCTGAACGCTAAAAGCACCTAACAAAAACGACCATGTTATGAGACAAAACAATGGTGCTTTTAGCATGTATTTATGAAAGCTAAATTTAGAATGGTATAAACGCAAAAAGCCCCCAACAAAAGTTGGTGGAATTATATTTACAATTAACGATAAAAGTTGAAGTAATTTTCTAGATAATACGACGCATACCCACGAAACTATTTGTGTGTGTTTACGAAATTATTTGAGATAGCCAAATAATCTTGTAACTTTTTTATACTTGTTTGTATGTAATTGGTATCGTGTATCATAAAACTGAAGCAAACTTATTACCTTTTGGGGAAGTATGCAAATTTTTGAGAGAAATTTTAATGATACCCACTTCTAATTGATTATTGAAAGAGGAGCTAAAAGGGGACAGGTTTGGCTACACTATTTACCTGTCTACTCTAACTAAACTAAAAATCTAGACTCACACTGATTTTTTTTACAGTTAATTCTGCTTCGGAATACATAATGAGGTCTACATTCATAATATCAATTTTATTCCAATAGAATCCTCCAGAAAATCTACTTTCTAGCACTGTGGCGGTGTATGTTCCGTTTGGGGATTCTTTGATTTCGTTAGGATAATAGAAGTTTTTAGAACATTGTAGAATTTCTTTCTGTTGTTCGGTTAGGATATTTACCTCTCCAAATAATTTGGCAACATAGCTGTTGCTAGGCTTTTTATATAACTCTTGTGGTGTGCCATTTTGAACAATTTGCCCATCTTTTAAAATTAAAATTTCATCTAGCCAAGGCATTACTTCCTGTAAATCGTGGGTAGAGATTAGAAGCGTGATGTTTTGTTCTTTAACATAATTAAACAATTTCTT
The genomic region above belongs to Riemerella anatipestifer and contains:
- a CDS encoding DNA-binding domain-containing protein, translating into MNTLKAWLRPNLLTKDDPNDFVAVPLLGGSLGITEIIEALKKEGMEIQTETAVDIITRFNRKASELVLNGYSVNTGLVYMRPAIKGVFYDKTWDKEKHSVYVNVNQGLDLRKAVADTKVEILGEQSSPMSVFSITDKATGKADGTLTKGKNAEIKGTYIKIDGDNLKNGIVFKNLDNQNEVKLLAEHIVLNEPSRLLILVPSDLEAGNYELSITTQYSNGKTLLKEPRTEVLSTPIVIG